ATCATAACGCATGAAACATGGTCTTGTCCCCACAAAAAAGACTGGCGAGGAGCGCAGGCTCCTCGTCTTGCGCGGGCTATTCGGTCTGGCCCAGGGACTTCTTGGCCAGATACGCGGCCATCATCCTGTCGTAAGCGGCCTGACTGTACGGGAAGGAGACGACGGTCATGAGGACCACGTCTCCGCCGGAACGGTGCAGGTGCACCGTGTCGCATTGGGATCCGTCGGCCAGGTCTTCGAGATACGCCTCCATCACCGCCGTCGCCGCTTCCTCGGTGAAGGGCTTCTCCAGCCCCATCTCCTGGCAGATCCGCTTGTATCGCTCCTCCGGAAGCTTCAGGTCGAGGTACTGCTGAATGTAGACCCGCGGTTTCCCCCGTTCGGTTGTGGCGCCCTTCCAACGATCACCGGCCACTGCGAAGGACCCCCTTTCCCCCTCAGTATAGCGGCCTGCCGGACGCATCTCAACCCGGGTTGTGCCCCGGGGAGGCCGGCGGAAGCCGGCTCAGCCCAGGCGGCGCAGAATCTCCTCGGAGGGCAGGCACAGCATCTCCTGCATGGCCCCGGCTCCGTGTCGGTCCAGGTAGCGCCGGCAGAGGGAGTAGCCCACCCAGTAGCCGCTGACGGGTGCGTCCGCGGCGAAGTAGCGGGCGAAGACGGTGAGACCCCCGGCGTGGAACTCCCGGGCGGCCGCAGCCACCGCTTCCGCGTCGTGCGCGCGGTGCCAGGCCAGCCGGTCCGGGTCCATGAACGTGGCCAGGGTCTCCCGTCCGAGCAGGAGGTCGGTGAAGAGCAGGGCGGTGCCCTCCAGCATCACCATGTCCAGGAGGGTGAGGTGCTGGGGCGAAGGGGGCAGGCCCAGGGCCTCCATGCGCGCGACGTGCGCCGCCTCGTGGGGCACCATCTCCTCCACGGCCTCCGGCGGGTACCAGTACCGGGGGCCCGGGGGCGGCGCGGGCGAGAAGCGCTCCATCCCCAGGGCGATCGCAGGCCGGCCGCCCACCGCGATCGTCGCGGCCGGGGCGGCGAAGAACAGCGTGGCCAGCCAGACGTGCGGCATACGCCCGGGAAGCAGCGGCTGAATCCGATCCATGACGGACCGGACCCGCTCCTCCATCCGGTAGCCGGGGGCCGGCTCCAGCGCCCGGCGCAGGGCCGGCGCCAGCCGGGTGACGATCCCGGGCAGCCCCCCCTGGCCCATCAGCAGCGGCCCGTAAGTGTCGGCGAGGCCGTCGAAGTAGGCGCGATGGGGCAGGTACGCCATGTGGTAGAAGGCCGGCCACAGGGGCGAGCCCAGCTCAGCCGCCTCCAGGCTGAGCAGTACGTCGCGGTACACGGGCGTGATGCGCACGGGGACCACCTCGGCCCCAGCCTATGCGGGCGGCGGCAGGGGGTGCGCCGCGCCTCGGTCGGTCGCTCTAGCCGGGGAGTGGCACGCTCGGGCGGTGCCGGGGCGGCGCGGGTATGGTATCGTGGCAGGGAGAGACCTTACTCCGGGAGGAAGATGGCGCAAGATGATACGGCGTCTGACGGGCCTGGTGGCGGTGCTGATTCTGGTCACGGGCTGCGCGCCGCGGGGACCGGGCGGCGGCGGGGCCCCGGGGAACGGGGCCGGGGACGCGGCCCGCCCGCTGACGGTCGCCGCGGCCTCCGACCTGCACTTCGCCTTTTCGGAGATCGGGAAGCTGTTCACGGAGGAGACCGGAGTGGAGGTCACCTTCACCTTCGGGGCCAGCGGCAGCCTGGCCAGGCAGATCGAGAACGGCGCGCCGGTCGATCTGTTCGCGGCCGCGGACACCGCCTACGTCGACCACCTGATCGAGGCGGGGGCGATCCTGCCCGACAGCCGCAGGGTCTACGCCCTCGGCCACCTGGTCCTGGCCGCGGGCGCCGCCGCGCCCGTGGACGACCTGGAGGACCTGCTCGACCCGGCGATCCGGCACCTGGCCGTCGCGAACCCCGACCACGCCCCCTACGGCCGGGCGGCCCGGGAGGCGCTGGAGAGCGCCGGACTCTGGGAGGCGCTGCAGCCCAAGCTCGTGCTGGCCGAGAACGTCCGGCAGGCCCTGCAGTACGTGGAAACCGGCAACGCGGACGCGGGGCTTGTGCCGCGCTCGCTGGCCGATGTCCCGGATATCACCTTCGTGGCCGTAGATCCGTCGCTCTATGCGCCGCTGGAGCAGACCCTGGGGATCGTGGCGGGCAGCCCGCGGGAGGCGGAGGCCCGCCGCTTCGCCGAGCTGGTCACCGGGCCGGAGGGCCGGGCGGTGCTGGAGCGTTACGGGTTCGGCCTGCCCGCGGAGTGATGCCCATGTCGGATCTCGGTGCGATCGACTGGTTCCCGGTGGTGCTCTCGCTGCGGGTGGCCTTCCTGGCCACCCTGTCCGCCGCGCTCGCCGGCGTGCCCCTGGCCTACGGCCTCGCCCGCCGGCGCCTCCCCGCCCCGAGGCTCCTCTCGGCCCTGACGACCCTGCCGCTGGTCCTGCCGCCGACGGTGGTGGGGTATTACCTGCTGCTGCTCATCGGCCGTCAGGGACCGCTGGGAAGGCTGCTGGAGGGGATGGGCATCCGGCTGGTCTTCACCTGGCACGCCGCCGTGCTGGCTGCGGCGGTGGTGTCGTTCCCGCTGGTGGTGCGGTCCGCGCAGGCGGCATTCGAGTCAATGGATCCGGCGCTGGAGGCGGCGGCCCGGACCCTGGGCCGGTCGGAGCTCTCGATCTTCTTCACGGTCACGGCGCCGCTGGCCTGGCGGGGCATCCTGGCCGGCGCCGTGCTGGCCTTCGCCCGCGCCATGGGCGAGTTCGGCGCGACGCTGATGGTCGCGGGCAACATCCCGGGCCGTACCCAGACGCTCTCGGTGGCCATTTACGACGCGGTCCAGTCCGGCCAGTACGGCCTGGCCAATGCCCTGGTGCTCCTGATCAGCCTGGTGAGCGTGGGGGTGCTGGTGGTGCTGACGGGCTTCGGCGAAGGGAGGGGGAGGTGAGGTGCTGACCTGCCGGATCGAGAAGCGGCTGGGCGCGTTCCACCTGCAGGTGGACCTGACCGCGGGCCCGCACATCACCGCCCTGTTCGGTCCCTCGGGTTCCGGCAAGAGCCTGACGCTGCAGGCGATCGCCGGGCTGGTGCGGCCGGACCGGGGGGTCATCCGGCTGAACGGCCGGACGCTGTTCGATGGAGAGGCGGGCACCAACCTGCCGCCCCAGGCCCGGCGGGTGGGGTATGTGCCGCAGCACTACGCCCTCTTCCCCCACATGACGGTCCTGCAGAACGTCGCCTACGGCCTGCACCGGCTGCCGCGGCGGGAGCGGCGGGAGCGGGCCGCCGCGGCGATCGCCGCCGTCGGGTTGGCGGGCCTCGAGTCGCGCCGGCCCGGGGAGCTCTCCGGCGGGCAGCAGCAGCGGGTCGCCCTCGCCCGGGCCCTGGTCACCCGGCCGGAGGTCCTGCTGCTGGACGAGCCCTTCGCGGCCCTGGACGACGCGACGCGGCGGGCGCTGCACGGGGAGCTGCTGGCCGTGCTGGCCGAGCAGCAGATCCCGACCCTCCTGGTGACGCACCAGCTGGAGGAGGCGTACGCGCTGAGCCGGACCATCGCGGTGTACGAAGCGGGCCGGGTGGTGCAGTTGGGGCCCCGCACGGCGGTCTTCCAGCGGCCCGCCACCTTGGAGGCCGCCGCCCAGATGGGATTTCACAACCGGCTCGAAGGGGTGGTGGCCGCGGTCGACGGCGAGGGCGCCCGGGTCCGGGTCGGGCCGCACCAACTGCTGGCCCCGGCCGGGGACGCAAGGCCCGGGGAACGGGTGGTCTGCGCCATCCGGCCGGAGCACGTCATGCTGGTCCGGAAGGACCGGCCGCTCCGGGCCCCCGGGGACACCGTGCTGGCCGGCGAGATCGTGGAGGAGATCGACTACGGCGGAGACGTGCTGCTGCTGTTCCGTTCGGACCCGCCCGGCGTGGAGCTGCAGGTGAGCCTGCCCGGGTACGTGTACGAGCGGCTCCACGTGGCGGAGGAGAAGCGGTGGGACGTGGTGCTGCGCCGGGCGTACCTGCGGACGTACCGCGTGTGAGCGGAGGGGGCTCGAGCCCCCTCCGCCCGGCCTGACCTATCGGGACGTCTCCCCCGGGTGGTTGGCGTGGAAATGCTGGGTGACCGGGATCGTCCGGCGGACCTTGGTCATCCGCAGGTTCCCTTCCACCTTCTCCACGTCCACCGGGTTGTACCGCTGCCGGATCTCCCACTCGTCGATCTTCTGACGGACCTCGGGTGGCAGAATCTCGGACATGGCTGGCACCTCCCAATAAGCGTGAGGCCACTCCATAGCTTGCCCCAGGGACGCCCCCGGCCGCGAGCCGTATCGCGCAGACGGCGACCGGGGCGGACCGCTGCCCGCACAGGAACGGGCGGGCGGCTTGCCGAAGTCACTTCAATACTTAATCTTTCGGGATAAGGAGCGAGCCGTCATGGAGAGACCTGCACCCGTTCCCAGCGACCGCGCGGAGACCCTGGCCGCACACGCCGGCGACGACCCGTTCCGCTTCCTGGGCGCCGCCGCGCCGCCCATCTTCGAGACGTCGACGTTCGTGTTCCGCACCGTGGCCGACGCGCTCGCCGCCTTTGCAGACGAGCAGGAGCATTACGTCTACACGCGGCGGCGGAACCCCACCGTCCGGGTGGTGGAGGAGAAACTGGCGGCCCTGGAGGGCGCGGCGGAATGCCGGCTGTTTGCCTCGGGGATGGCGGCGATCTCGGCCGCGATCCTCTCCTGCGTGGGGGCCGGCGACCACGTGGTCTGTGTTGACACCGCGTACGGGCCGGCGCGCGCCTTCATCACCGGTTACCTGAGCCGCTTCGGCATATCGGCCACGCTGGTGGACGGGTGCGACCCTGCCGAGTGGGAGGCGGCGGTGCGACCCAACACGCGCCTCTTCTACCTGGAGTCGCCCTCCTCCGGGCTGATGAAGCTCCAGGACCTCGCGGCCGTGACCGCGCTGGCCCGCAGGCACGGCATCGCCACCATCTGCGATAACTCGTACGCCACCATGCTGCTTCAGCGGCCGCTGGAGCTGGGCGTCGACCTGGTGGTGTACTCGTGCAGCAAGTACTTCGGCGGCCACTCGGACGTGCTGGCCGGGGCCGTCCTGGGCCCCGCAGAGCGGATCCGGCGCATCGGCGACGCCGAACAGCCGCTGCTGGGCGGCGTGGTCGGCCCCTTCGAGGCGTGGCTGATCGGCCGCGGGCTGCGCACCCTGCCCCTCCGGCTGCGGCAGCACCAGCAGAGCGCAGGCCGGGTTGCCGAGTTCCTGGCCGGCCACCCGCGGGTCGCCCGGGTCCACTACCCCGGCCATCCGTCGCACCCGCAGCACGGACTGGCCCTCCGGCAGATGCGGGGGGCGTCGGGCCTGCTCTCCTTCGAGCTGGACACCGGGGACCTGAAGCAGGTCAGCCGGTTCGTCGACGCCCTGCGGCTCTTCCGGCTGGGGGTCTCCTGGGGGGGCTACGAGTCCCTGGTGTGGCTGCCGGTCATCGGCGCGATGCACCGCGCGCCCGAGGAGCAGTGGCCGAACCCGGGGCTGGTCCGCATCCACGTCGGGCTGGAGGATGTGGACGATCTCCTCGAAGACCTCGACCGGGCCTTGCGGGCGCTGTAGACGTACGCTTCACAACCGGGCCCCCTCGCCTCCGCCGGCGCATACTAGCGCGGAAGGAAGGGAGGGGGCCCCTTGTTGTCCAGTGCTTCGGGGGACAGGCGTCAGCGGCTCATCCACCGGGCGGGGTTGCTGACCATCGCCGTCAACCTCTGTCTCACCGTGGCCCGCGCGGCCGCCGGTTTTCTGGCCGGCTCCACGGCGGTCCTGGCCGACGCGGCCAACTCCGGTACCGACATCCTGGCCACGCTGGTGGTGATGGGCGGAAGCCGCATCGCCGCGCGGCCGCCTGACTGGAACCACCCATACGGCCACGACAAGGCCGAGCCGGTGGCGGCGAAGCTGGTGGGTATCCTTGTGACCTTCGCAGGGCTGGCCACCGCTGCGGGCGCCGTCCAGGCCCTGCGCGCCGGCGGCGAACCGGTCGGCCTGGCGGCGGCGGTGGTGACGGCCGTCTCCATCGCGGCCAAGGAGGCGCTGGCCCGGTACCTGGCCCGTCTTGGCCGGCGGCTGCGCAGCCAGGCCGTGCTCGCCGACGCGGCCAACCAGCGCACCGACGTCCTGGCGTCGGCCACGGCGCTGGCCGGCGCCCTGGGCGGCCGGTTCGGGCTCCCCATCCTGGACCCCCTCATGGGCCTGCTGGTGTCGGCCCTGATCCTGCGCATGGGGCTTGGCCTGTACTGGCAGGCGGTGCGGGACCTGATGGACCGGGCGCCGGAGCCGGAGACGGTGGACGCCATGCGGCGGGCGGCCCTTTCCGTGCCGGGGGTGCGGGAGGTGGGCGACCTGCGGGCCCGGGTGTTCGGCCCGGGGATCTACGCCGAGTGCAAGGTGAGCGTGGACGCCGGCCTGACCGTGGCCGAAGGCCACCGGATCGGCAAGCGGGTGAAGGAGGCCGTGATGCGCGCCGTCCCCGGGTGCCGGGACGTGCTGGTGCACGTGAACCCCTACCCGGGCCTGGAGGAGGAGGGGGACGTGCTCCCTCTGTATCCCGTGGCGGACGAACTTCCGGCAGTCGAGGGCGCGGAAGACGCCTGGGCGGGCCGGGAGGGAGAGGGGCCGTGACGGCCCGTTGGCGCGGAACGGGGCTGCCGCGGCACCTTGCGCTGCCGGGGCAGCCCCGCTGACCTGGTCGTCCTGACCGGGGAAAACCCGGCCATCGACCCGGCTAAGGCATGTTAATGACCTGGATCCGGTTCTGCAACTCGTAGGAGAGCGGCTCGTCGGCAGCCAGGGCCTTGACGTAGTCGACCAGGGCGTCCAGCAGGACGATGCCCAGATCAACCTGCTTGTCCGCGAGCTGCGCCAGGATGGTAAGGCCGTCGCCGCCCGACGCCATGAAGTTGTTCACGACCACCTTGTAGGTCGCGTCCGGGTCGATGGGCGTGCCGTCGGCCAGCTTGATCTCGACCACCCGCTCGCCGTCAGGCTTGCTGTAATCCCAGGTGAAGGTGATACCCGACACCTGCAGCGGCCGGTAGCCGCCTTCGTTCCTGAGCTGCCTGACGTAGCCGGTCAGCGCCTGCTCCAGCAGGGTCTTGACCTCGCTGCCCTTCATGTCGACCAGCACCAGGGTGTTGCCGAAGGGGCTCGTGGTGTACAGGTCGCCCCAGGTGACCATGCCTTCCTCGTTGGGGGTCAGGTGCGCCCGAATGCCGCCGCCGTTGTGGGCCGCGATCTGCGCGCCGGGCGCGCCAGCCAGCATGGCGTCCGTGATGAAGTCGCCGAGCACGCTCTCGCCAGACGGCTCGGTGTTGCGGGAGAGTTCATGGGCGAGCTTGCCCACCGGTACCTGCTTGATGGGCTCGATTTCGGCGGCCCACTTAGCCACGAGATCTGCCGCCCACGGGGTCGGGGCAAGGGCCTGGTGCGGATTCCACACCTCGACGGCTGCCTTCGTGACCTGCTTGTCGGCACGGCTCACGTAGAGGTCGATGCGGGCGAGGCCGGTGCCGTGAGGGCCGGACTGCACGGCCGGCACCTGGTTGCCGCTGGCATCGAGGACGTAGCCGGCCGCCTGCTTGTGGGAGTGGCCACCGGTGACAGCGTCAACCCGCTCCGTCACCCGGGGCATCCAGTCCGCCACCTCGCCGACGATCTCCAGGGGCTCGTCTCCCGGATCCACCGGGCTGTGGGTGACGACGACAATCAGATCCGCCCCGGCCTCGCGCAGCTTACGGGCCTCCTCGTTGATCACCGGCGCCGGATCGACGAAATCCAGCCCCTCCACGTTGGCCGCGAGCACGATGCCCTTGGTCTCCGGCGTGGTGATGCCGATGAAGCCGATGGTGTACTCGCCCACCTTCAGCGTCGTGGAAGGAACCGCCCATTCAGGCCGATCCTGCGTGCCCTCATAGAAGATGTTGGCCGCGATCACCGGATGCTCGGCGGTCGCCAGCAGTCCCTGCAGGGTCGGCTGGCTCCAGTCGAACTCGTGGTTGCCCAGGGTGGCGACCTTCACGCCGACCTTGTTGCGCCAATCCTGCACGGAGGCGCCGTTCACCAGGTTGGAGATCGGGGTGCCCTGGAAGGTGTCACCGCCGTCGATCAGGACGGTGTTGGGGTTCTTCAGCAACTGGCCGGCGATGGCGGTGGTGAACCGGGCGGCGCCCAGTTCCGCGCCGTTCGGCTCCAGACGGCCGTGGAAGTCGCTGTAAACCAGCAG
The nucleotide sequence above comes from Symbiobacterium thermophilum IAM 14863. Encoded proteins:
- the modB gene encoding molybdate ABC transporter permease subunit, which encodes MSDLGAIDWFPVVLSLRVAFLATLSAALAGVPLAYGLARRRLPAPRLLSALTTLPLVLPPTVVGYYLLLLIGRQGPLGRLLEGMGIRLVFTWHAAVLAAAVVSFPLVVRSAQAAFESMDPALEAAARTLGRSELSIFFTVTAPLAWRGILAGAVLAFARAMGEFGATLMVAGNIPGRTQTLSVAIYDAVQSGQYGLANALVLLISLVSVGVLVVLTGFGEGRGR
- a CDS encoding cation diffusion facilitator family transporter, which produces MSSASGDRRQRLIHRAGLLTIAVNLCLTVARAAAGFLAGSTAVLADAANSGTDILATLVVMGGSRIAARPPDWNHPYGHDKAEPVAAKLVGILVTFAGLATAAGAVQALRAGGEPVGLAAAVVTAVSIAAKEALARYLARLGRRLRSQAVLADAANQRTDVLASATALAGALGGRFGLPILDPLMGLLVSALILRMGLGLYWQAVRDLMDRAPEPETVDAMRRAALSVPGVREVGDLRARVFGPGIYAECKVSVDAGLTVAEGHRIGKRVKEAVMRAVPGCRDVLVHVNPYPGLEEEGDVLPLYPVADELPAVEGAEDAWAGREGEGP
- a CDS encoding bifunctional metallophosphatase/5'-nucleotidase; translated protein: MNRLMRLLTSGIVALMVSLLALPSGAYAAPVVPAAPTDCGLGDHWAAPYACDLIRHGIIEEAAELDLNAALDGASFRDLLVRAGASLADEAEGPLTRGEAIRLLAKAVAGDQLAGADLRVLEGYADAAAADQATREALAFLLLRGVLLGRDTGELDLDAPVTLGEAAKLISLAVPEPLPEGTDKISLLVYSDFHGRLEPNGAELGAARFTTAIAGQLLKNPNTVLIDGGDTFQGTPISNLVNGASVQDWRNKVGVKVATLGNHEFDWSQPTLQGLLATAEHPVIAANIFYEGTQDRPEWAVPSTTLKVGEYTIGFIGITTPETKGIVLAANVEGLDFVDPAPVINEEARKLREAGADLIVVVTHSPVDPGDEPLEIVGEVADWMPRVTERVDAVTGGHSHKQAAGYVLDASGNQVPAVQSGPHGTGLARIDLYVSRADKQVTKAAVEVWNPHQALAPTPWAADLVAKWAAEIEPIKQVPVGKLAHELSRNTEPSGESVLGDFITDAMLAGAPGAQIAAHNGGGIRAHLTPNEEGMVTWGDLYTTSPFGNTLVLVDMKGSEVKTLLEQALTGYVRQLRNEGGYRPLQVSGITFTWDYSKPDGERVVEIKLADGTPIDPDATYKVVVNNFMASGGDGLTILAQLADKQVDLGIVLLDALVDYVKALAADEPLSYELQNRIQVINMP
- a CDS encoding trans-sulfuration enzyme family protein gives rise to the protein MERPAPVPSDRAETLAAHAGDDPFRFLGAAAPPIFETSTFVFRTVADALAAFADEQEHYVYTRRRNPTVRVVEEKLAALEGAAECRLFASGMAAISAAILSCVGAGDHVVCVDTAYGPARAFITGYLSRFGISATLVDGCDPAEWEAAVRPNTRLFYLESPSSGLMKLQDLAAVTALARRHGIATICDNSYATMLLQRPLELGVDLVVYSCSKYFGGHSDVLAGAVLGPAERIRRIGDAEQPLLGGVVGPFEAWLIGRGLRTLPLRLRQHQQSAGRVAEFLAGHPRVARVHYPGHPSHPQHGLALRQMRGASGLLSFELDTGDLKQVSRFVDALRLFRLGVSWGGYESLVWLPVIGAMHRAPEEQWPNPGLVRIHVGLEDVDDLLEDLDRALRAL
- a CDS encoding ABC transporter ATP-binding protein, which gives rise to MLTCRIEKRLGAFHLQVDLTAGPHITALFGPSGSGKSLTLQAIAGLVRPDRGVIRLNGRTLFDGEAGTNLPPQARRVGYVPQHYALFPHMTVLQNVAYGLHRLPRRERRERAAAAIAAVGLAGLESRRPGELSGGQQQRVALARALVTRPEVLLLDEPFAALDDATRRALHGELLAVLAEQQIPTLLVTHQLEEAYALSRTIAVYEAGRVVQLGPRTAVFQRPATLEAAAQMGFHNRLEGVVAAVDGEGARVRVGPHQLLAPAGDARPGERVVCAIRPEHVMLVRKDRPLRAPGDTVLAGEIVEEIDYGGDVLLLFRSDPPGVELQVSLPGYVYERLHVAEEKRWDVVLRRAYLRTYRV
- a CDS encoding DUF2268 domain-containing putative Zn-dependent protease (predicted Zn-dependent protease with a strongly conserved HExxH motif); its protein translation is MRITPVYRDVLLSLEAAELGSPLWPAFYHMAYLPHRAYFDGLADTYGPLLMGQGGLPGIVTRLAPALRRALEPAPGYRMEERVRSVMDRIQPLLPGRMPHVWLATLFFAAPAATIAVGGRPAIALGMERFSPAPPPGPRYWYPPEAVEEMVPHEAAHVARMEALGLPPSPQHLTLLDMVMLEGTALLFTDLLLGRETLATFMDPDRLAWHRAHDAEAVAAAAREFHAGGLTVFARYFAADAPVSGYWVGYSLCRRYLDRHGAGAMQEMLCLPSEEILRRLG
- the modA gene encoding molybdate ABC transporter substrate-binding protein gives rise to the protein MIRRLTGLVAVLILVTGCAPRGPGGGGAPGNGAGDAARPLTVAAASDLHFAFSEIGKLFTEETGVEVTFTFGASGSLARQIENGAPVDLFAAADTAYVDHLIEAGAILPDSRRVYALGHLVLAAGAAAPVDDLEDLLDPAIRHLAVANPDHAPYGRAAREALESAGLWEALQPKLVLAENVRQALQYVETGNADAGLVPRSLADVPDITFVAVDPSLYAPLEQTLGIVAGSPREAEARRFAELVTGPEGRAVLERYGFGLPAE